The following are from one region of the Mustela lutreola isolate mMusLut2 chromosome 7, mMusLut2.pri, whole genome shotgun sequence genome:
- the CARMIL3 gene encoding capping protein, Arp2/3 and myosin-I linker protein 3 isoform X4, with the protein MAKPSAELTRELQDSIRRCLSQGAVLQQHRVKLETKPKKFEDRVLALTSWRLHLFPLKIPAKVESSFNVLEIRAFNTLSQNQILVETERGLVSMRLPSAESVDQVTRHVSSALSKVCPGPGCLIRRGNADTPEGPRDTSPNSETSTSTTHSVCGGFSETYAALCDYNGLHCREEVQWDVDTIYHAEDNREFNLLDFSHLESRDLALMVAALAYNQWFTKLYCKDLRLGSEVLEQVLHTLSKSGSLEELVLDNAGLKTDFVQKLAGVFGENGSCVLHALTLSHNPIEDKGFLSLSQQLLCFPTGLTKLCLAKTAISPRGLQALGQTFGANPAFASSLRYLDLSKNPGLLATDEANALYSFLAQPNALVHLDLAGTDCAIDLLLGALLHGCCSHLTYLNLARNSCSHRKGREAPPAFKQFFSSTYTLSHVNLSATRLPLEALRALLQGLSLNSHLSDLHLDLSSCELRSAGSQALQEQLGAVTCVGSLDLSDNGFDSDLLTLVPALGKNKSLKHLFLGKNFNVKAKTLEEILHKLVQLIQEEDCSLQSLSVADSRLKLRTSILINALGSNTCLAKVDLSGNGMEDIGAKMLSKALQINSSLRTILWDRNNTSALGFLDIARALESNHTLRFMSFPVSDISQAYRSAPERTEDVWQKIQWCLVRNNHSQTCPQEQAFRLQQGLVTSSAEQMLQRLCGRVQEEVRALRLCPLEPVQDELLYARDLIKDAKNSRALFPSLYELGHVLANDGPVRQRLESVASEVSKAVDKELQVILESMVSLTQELCPVAMRVAEGHNKMLSNVAERVTVPRNFIRGALLEQAGQDIQNKLDEVKLSVVTYLTNSIVDEILQELYHSHKSLARHLAQLKTLSDPPSGPGQGQDLSSRGRGRNHEHEETTDDELGTNIDTMAIRKQKRCRKIRPVSAFISGSPQDMESQLGSLGIPPGWFSGLGSSQPTGGGSWEGLSELPTHGYKLRHQTQGRPRPPRTTPPGPGRPSQVPVTGTRQENGMATRLDEGLEDFFSRRVMDESSSYPRTLRTLRPGLSEPPLPPLQKKRRRGLFHFRRPRSFKGERGPGSPTTGLLLPPPPPPPPTQESPPSPDPPSLGNNSSPCWSPEEESGPLPGFGGSRGPSFHRKMGTEGAEPGEGGLAPGTAQQPRVHGVALPGLGRAKGWSFDGKREGTGPDLEGSAQAWQKRRSSDDAGPGAWKPPPPPQSSKPSFSAMRRAEATWHIAEESAPNHSCQSPSPASQDGEEDKEGTLFPERTVPARNAKDPPLAPRPPKPVAVPRGRRPPQEPGGREEAEAGGAAPGMNRARLRLGSHQDQEEPEVQDPGRRTAPLKPKRTRRAQSCDKLEPDRRQPPDPTAGTSEPGTD; encoded by the exons ATGGCCAAGCCCAGCGCGGAGCTCACCCGCGAGCTGCAAG aCAGCATCAGGAGGTGCCTGAGCCAAGGGGCTGTACTCCAACAACATCGGGTGAAGCTGGAGACGAAGCCCAAGAAGTTTGAGGATCGAGTTCTG gCCCTGACCTCCTGGCGCCTCCACCTCTTCCCCCTTAAAATCCCAGCCAAG GTGGAGAGTTCCTTCAATGTCCTAGAAATCCGAGCCTTCAACACGCTCAGTCAGAACCAG ATCCTGGTGGAGACGGAGCGTGGCCTGGTGAGCATGCGGCTGCCATCGGCTGAAAGCGTGGACCAGGTGACACGACACGTGAGCTCTGCCCTCTCCAAGGTCTGCCCTGGCCCGGG GTGTCTAATCCGGCGTGGAAATGCTGACACCCCTGAAGGGCCCCGAGACACATCCCCCAACTCCGAGACTTCCACATCTACCACTCACAGTGTCTGCG GTGGCTTCTCCGAGACCTATGCTGCCCTGTGTGACTACAATGGGCTGCACTGCCGTGAGGAGGTGCAATGG GATGTGGACACCATCTACCATGCTGAGGATAACCGGGAGTTCAATCTTTTGGATTTCAGCCACTTGGAAAGCCG AGACTTGGCCCTAATGGTGGCAGCCCTGGCCTACAACCAGTGGTTCACCAAACTCTACTGCAAGGATCTGCGGCTG GGCTCTGAAGTGCTAGAACAGGTGCTACATACCCTGAGCAAGTCGGGGAGCCTCGAAGAGCTGGTGCTGGACAACGCCGGGCTTAAGAC GGACTTTGTCCAGAAGCTGGCCGGGGTGTTTGGGGAGAACGGGAGCTGTGTGCTGCATGCCCTCACTCTGTCCCACAACCCCATCGAGGACAAGG GCTTCCTCAGTCTGAGTCAGCAGCTCCTCTGCTTCCCCACTGGCCTCACCAAACTGTGCCTGGCCAAGACTGCCATCTCCCCTAGAG GGCTCCAGGCACTGGGCCAGACCTTCGGGGCCAACCCAGCCTTTGCAAGCTCCCTTCGATACCTGGACCTGAGCAAGAACCCTGGGCTGCTCGCCACAGATGAGGCCAAT GCCCTCTACAGTTTCCTGGCCCAGCCCAATGCTCTGGTGCACCTGGACCTGGCAGGAACTGACTGCGCCATTGACTTG CTTCTGGGAGCCTTGCTCCACGGCTGCTGCTCCCACCTAACCTACCTCAACCTGGCACGCAACAGCTGCTCCCACAG GAAGGGCCGGGAGGCCCCACCAGCCTTCAAGCAGTTCTTCAGCAGCACATACACACTAAGCCACGTCAACCTGTCGGCCACGAGGCTGCCCCTGGAGGCCCTCAG GGCGCTGCTCCAGGGCCTCTCCCTCAACAGTCACCTCAGTGATCTGCACCTGGACCTCAGCAGCTGTGAG CTCCGCTCAGCAGGATCCCAGGCTTTACAGGAGCAGCTGGGGGCTGTCACCTGTGTGGGCAGCCTAGATCTGTCGGACAATG GGTTTGACTCCGACCTCCTGACACTGGTGCCTGCACTTGGAAAGAACAAGTCCCTCAAGCACCTGTTCCTGGGCAAGAACTTCAATGTCAAGGCCAA GACCCTGGAGGAGATCCTCCACAAGCTGGTACAACTGATCCAAGAAGAGGACTGT TCCCTGCAGTCGCTATCGGTAGCAGACTCAAGACTGAAGCTTCGAACCAGCATCCTTATCAATGCGCTGGGCAGCAACACCTGCCTGGCCAAGGTGGACCTGAGCGGCAATGGCATGGAGGACATCGGGGCCAAGATGCTGTCCAAGGCCCTGCAGATCAACTCCTCCCTCAG AACCATCCTATGGGATCGGAACAACACATCTGCCCTGGGCTTTCTGGATATTGCAAGGGCCCTGGAGAG CAACCACACGCTCCGCTTCATGTCCTTCCCCGTGAGCGACATCTCCCAAGCCTACCGCAGCGCCCCTGAGCGCACGGAGGACGTCTGGCAGAAG ATCCAGTGGTGCTTGGTGAGGAACAACCATTCCCAGACGTGCCCCCAGGAGCAGGCCTTCCGGCTGCAGCAGGGCCTGGTGACCAGCAGCGCCGAGCAA ATGCTGCAGCGGCTGTGCGGCCGAGTGCAGGAGGAGGTTCGGGCCCTGAGGCTGTGCCCCCTGGAGCCTGTGCAGGATGAGCTGCTTTATGCTCGGGACCTCATCAAGGATGCCAAAAACTCGCGGGCG CTGTTTCCCAGCCTCTACGAGCTGGGCCACGTGCTGGCCAACGATGGGCCTGTACGGCAGAGGCTGGAGTCAGTTGCCAGCGAGGTGTCCAAGGCCGTGGACAAGGAGCTGCAG GTGATCCTGGAGTCGATGGTCAGCCTAACACAGGAGCTATGTCCCGTGGCCATGCGAGTGGCAGAGGGGCACAACAAGATGCTGAGCAATGTGGCTGAGCGCGTCACGGTGCCCCGGAACTTCATCCGAGGGGCGCTGCTGGAGCAGGCAGGACAGGACATTCAGAACAAGCTGGA TGAAGTGAAGCTCTCAGTCGTCACCTACTTGACCAACTCCATAGTGGATGAGATCCTACAGGAGCTGTACCACTCCCATAAGAGCCTG GCCCGGCACCTGGCCCAGCTAAAGACACTATCAGATCCACCATCGGGGCCAGGCCAAGGGCAGGATCTGTCTTCCCGGGGCCGAGGACGGAACCATGAGCATGAGGAGACCACAGATGATGAACTCGGGACCAACATT GACACCATGGCCATCAGAAAACAGAAACGCTGCCGCAAGATCCGGCCAGTGTCCGCCTTCATTA GTGGGAGCCCTCAGGACATGGAAAGCCAGCTGGGAAGCCTGGGGATCCCCCCCGGCTGGTTCTCAGGACTCGGGAGCAGCCAGCCCACCGGTGGTGGCTCCTGGGAGGGTCTGTCCGAGCTGCCCACTCATGGCTATAAGCTAAGGCATCAAACACAAGGCAGGCCCCGACCTCCCCGGACTACCCCTCCAGGACCTGGTCGGCCCAGT CAGGTGCCAGTGACTGGGACTCGTCAGGAGAATGGGATGGCTACCCGCCTGGATGAGGGGCTGGAGGATTTTTTCAGCCGAAGGGTCATGGATGAAAGCTCCAG CTACCCCCGGACCCTTCGGACCCTGCGGCCAGGCCTCTCGGAGCCGCCACTGCCTCCACTCCAGAAGAAGAGGCGCAGAGGCCTGTTTCACTTTCGCCGGCCCCGGAGCTTCAAGGGGGAGAGGGGGCCAGGGTCCCCCACCACtggtctcctcctccctccacccccgcccccacccccaactcaggAGAGCCCCCCCAGCCCAGATCCCCCCAGCCTCGGCAATAACTCCTCCCCGTGctggagcccagaggaggagAGCGGCCCCCTCCCTGGATTTGGGGGGAGCCGGGGGCCTTCCTTCCACAGGAAGATG GGCACTGAGGGGgcagagccaggggaggggggccTGGCCCCTGGGACGGCACAGCAGCCAAGGGTCCATGGTGTTGCCCTTCCTGGGTTGGGAAGAGCCAAGGGTTGGAGCTTCGACGGGAAACGAGAG GGCACAGGCCCGGACCTGGAGGGCAGCGCCCAGGCTTGGCAGAAACGGCGCTCTTCGGACGATGCAG GGCCCGGAGCCTGGAAGCCCCCACCACCACCGCAAAGCAGCAAGCCAAGCTTCAGCGCCATGCGCCGAGCAGAGGCCACATGGCATATAG CTGAGGAGAGTGCCCCCAACCACAGCTGCCagagccccagcccagcctctcAGGATGGGGAGGAGGACAAGGAGGGGACCCTATTCCCAGAGAGAACCGTTCCTGCTAGGAATGCCAAG GACCCCCCCTTAGCTCCACGGCCCCCCAAGCCTGTGGCTGTGCCCAGGGGCCGCCGCCCCCCACAGGAgccagggggcagggaggaggctgaGGCTGGGGGTGCAGCTCCAGGAATGAACAGAGCCCGGCTGAGGCTGGGCTCACACCAGGACCAAGAGGAGCCTGAGGTCCAAG ATCCAGGCCGTCGGACTGCCCCCCTAAAGCCCAAGAGGACACGGCGGGCACAGTCCTGTGACAAGCTGGAGCCTGACAGAAGACAGCCCCCTGACCCCACAG CAGGAACCAGTGAGCCAGGAACAGACTGA
- the CARMIL3 gene encoding capping protein, Arp2/3 and myosin-I linker protein 3 isoform X6 yields MAKPSAELTRELQDSIRRCLSQGAVLQQHRVKLETKPKKFEDRVLVESSFNVLEIRAFNTLSQNQILVETERGLVSMRLPSAESVDQVTRHVSSALSKVCPGPGCLIRRGNADTPEGPRDTSPNSETSTSTTHSVCGGFSETYAALCDYNGLHCREEVQWDVDTIYHAEDNREFNLLDFSHLESRDLALMVAALAYNQWFTKLYCKDLRLGSEVLEQVLHTLSKSGSLEELVLDNAGLKTDFVQKLAGVFGENGSCVLHALTLSHNPIEDKGFLSLSQQLLCFPTGLTKLCLAKTAISPRGLQALGQTFGANPAFASSLRYLDLSKNPGLLATDEANALYSFLAQPNALVHLDLAGTDCAIDLLLGALLHGCCSHLTYLNLARNSCSHRKGREAPPAFKQFFSSTYTLSHVNLSATRLPLEALRALLQGLSLNSHLSDLHLDLSSCELRSAGSQALQEQLGAVTCVGSLDLSDNGFDSDLLTLVPALGKNKSLKHLFLGKNFNVKAKTLEEILHKLVQLIQEEDCSLQSLSVADSRLKLRTSILINALGSNTCLAKVDLSGNGMEDIGAKMLSKALQINSSLRTILWDRNNTSALGFLDIARALESNHTLRFMSFPVSDISQAYRSAPERTEDVWQKIQWCLVRNNHSQTCPQEQAFRLQQGLVTSSAEQMLQRLCGRVQEEVRALRLCPLEPVQDELLYARDLIKDAKNSRALFPSLYELGHVLANDGPVRQRLESVASEVSKAVDKELQVILESMVSLTQELCPVAMRVAEGHNKMLSNVAERVTVPRNFIRGALLEQAGQDIQNKLDEVKLSVVTYLTNSIVDEILQELYHSHKSLARHLAQLKTLSDPPSGPGQGQDLSSRGRGRNHEHEETTDDELGTNIDTMAIRKQKRCRKIRPVSAFISGSPQDMESQLGSLGIPPGWFSGLGSSQPTGGGSWEGLSELPTHGYKLRHQTQGRPRPPRTTPPGPGRPSQVPVTGTRQENGMATRLDEGLEDFFSRRVMDESSSYPRTLRTLRPGLSEPPLPPLQKKRRRGLFHFRRPRSFKGERGPGSPTTGLLLPPPPPPPPTQESPPSPDPPSLGNNSSPCWSPEEESGPLPGFGGSRGPSFHRKMGTEGAEPGEGGLAPGTAQQPRVHGVALPGLGRAKGWSFDGKREGTGPDLEGSAQAWQKRRSSDDAGPGAWKPPPPPQSSKPSFSAMRRAEATWHIAEESAPNHSCQSPSPASQDGEEDKEGTLFPERTVPARNAKLQDPPLAPRPPKPVAVPRGRRPPQEPGGREEAEAGGAAPGMNRARLRLGSHQDQEEPEVQDPGRRTAPLKPKRTRRAQSCDKLEPDRRQPPDPTAGTSEPGTD; encoded by the exons ATGGCCAAGCCCAGCGCGGAGCTCACCCGCGAGCTGCAAG aCAGCATCAGGAGGTGCCTGAGCCAAGGGGCTGTACTCCAACAACATCGGGTGAAGCTGGAGACGAAGCCCAAGAAGTTTGAGGATCGAGTTCTG GTGGAGAGTTCCTTCAATGTCCTAGAAATCCGAGCCTTCAACACGCTCAGTCAGAACCAG ATCCTGGTGGAGACGGAGCGTGGCCTGGTGAGCATGCGGCTGCCATCGGCTGAAAGCGTGGACCAGGTGACACGACACGTGAGCTCTGCCCTCTCCAAGGTCTGCCCTGGCCCGGG GTGTCTAATCCGGCGTGGAAATGCTGACACCCCTGAAGGGCCCCGAGACACATCCCCCAACTCCGAGACTTCCACATCTACCACTCACAGTGTCTGCG GTGGCTTCTCCGAGACCTATGCTGCCCTGTGTGACTACAATGGGCTGCACTGCCGTGAGGAGGTGCAATGG GATGTGGACACCATCTACCATGCTGAGGATAACCGGGAGTTCAATCTTTTGGATTTCAGCCACTTGGAAAGCCG AGACTTGGCCCTAATGGTGGCAGCCCTGGCCTACAACCAGTGGTTCACCAAACTCTACTGCAAGGATCTGCGGCTG GGCTCTGAAGTGCTAGAACAGGTGCTACATACCCTGAGCAAGTCGGGGAGCCTCGAAGAGCTGGTGCTGGACAACGCCGGGCTTAAGAC GGACTTTGTCCAGAAGCTGGCCGGGGTGTTTGGGGAGAACGGGAGCTGTGTGCTGCATGCCCTCACTCTGTCCCACAACCCCATCGAGGACAAGG GCTTCCTCAGTCTGAGTCAGCAGCTCCTCTGCTTCCCCACTGGCCTCACCAAACTGTGCCTGGCCAAGACTGCCATCTCCCCTAGAG GGCTCCAGGCACTGGGCCAGACCTTCGGGGCCAACCCAGCCTTTGCAAGCTCCCTTCGATACCTGGACCTGAGCAAGAACCCTGGGCTGCTCGCCACAGATGAGGCCAAT GCCCTCTACAGTTTCCTGGCCCAGCCCAATGCTCTGGTGCACCTGGACCTGGCAGGAACTGACTGCGCCATTGACTTG CTTCTGGGAGCCTTGCTCCACGGCTGCTGCTCCCACCTAACCTACCTCAACCTGGCACGCAACAGCTGCTCCCACAG GAAGGGCCGGGAGGCCCCACCAGCCTTCAAGCAGTTCTTCAGCAGCACATACACACTAAGCCACGTCAACCTGTCGGCCACGAGGCTGCCCCTGGAGGCCCTCAG GGCGCTGCTCCAGGGCCTCTCCCTCAACAGTCACCTCAGTGATCTGCACCTGGACCTCAGCAGCTGTGAG CTCCGCTCAGCAGGATCCCAGGCTTTACAGGAGCAGCTGGGGGCTGTCACCTGTGTGGGCAGCCTAGATCTGTCGGACAATG GGTTTGACTCCGACCTCCTGACACTGGTGCCTGCACTTGGAAAGAACAAGTCCCTCAAGCACCTGTTCCTGGGCAAGAACTTCAATGTCAAGGCCAA GACCCTGGAGGAGATCCTCCACAAGCTGGTACAACTGATCCAAGAAGAGGACTGT TCCCTGCAGTCGCTATCGGTAGCAGACTCAAGACTGAAGCTTCGAACCAGCATCCTTATCAATGCGCTGGGCAGCAACACCTGCCTGGCCAAGGTGGACCTGAGCGGCAATGGCATGGAGGACATCGGGGCCAAGATGCTGTCCAAGGCCCTGCAGATCAACTCCTCCCTCAG AACCATCCTATGGGATCGGAACAACACATCTGCCCTGGGCTTTCTGGATATTGCAAGGGCCCTGGAGAG CAACCACACGCTCCGCTTCATGTCCTTCCCCGTGAGCGACATCTCCCAAGCCTACCGCAGCGCCCCTGAGCGCACGGAGGACGTCTGGCAGAAG ATCCAGTGGTGCTTGGTGAGGAACAACCATTCCCAGACGTGCCCCCAGGAGCAGGCCTTCCGGCTGCAGCAGGGCCTGGTGACCAGCAGCGCCGAGCAA ATGCTGCAGCGGCTGTGCGGCCGAGTGCAGGAGGAGGTTCGGGCCCTGAGGCTGTGCCCCCTGGAGCCTGTGCAGGATGAGCTGCTTTATGCTCGGGACCTCATCAAGGATGCCAAAAACTCGCGGGCG CTGTTTCCCAGCCTCTACGAGCTGGGCCACGTGCTGGCCAACGATGGGCCTGTACGGCAGAGGCTGGAGTCAGTTGCCAGCGAGGTGTCCAAGGCCGTGGACAAGGAGCTGCAG GTGATCCTGGAGTCGATGGTCAGCCTAACACAGGAGCTATGTCCCGTGGCCATGCGAGTGGCAGAGGGGCACAACAAGATGCTGAGCAATGTGGCTGAGCGCGTCACGGTGCCCCGGAACTTCATCCGAGGGGCGCTGCTGGAGCAGGCAGGACAGGACATTCAGAACAAGCTGGA TGAAGTGAAGCTCTCAGTCGTCACCTACTTGACCAACTCCATAGTGGATGAGATCCTACAGGAGCTGTACCACTCCCATAAGAGCCTG GCCCGGCACCTGGCCCAGCTAAAGACACTATCAGATCCACCATCGGGGCCAGGCCAAGGGCAGGATCTGTCTTCCCGGGGCCGAGGACGGAACCATGAGCATGAGGAGACCACAGATGATGAACTCGGGACCAACATT GACACCATGGCCATCAGAAAACAGAAACGCTGCCGCAAGATCCGGCCAGTGTCCGCCTTCATTA GTGGGAGCCCTCAGGACATGGAAAGCCAGCTGGGAAGCCTGGGGATCCCCCCCGGCTGGTTCTCAGGACTCGGGAGCAGCCAGCCCACCGGTGGTGGCTCCTGGGAGGGTCTGTCCGAGCTGCCCACTCATGGCTATAAGCTAAGGCATCAAACACAAGGCAGGCCCCGACCTCCCCGGACTACCCCTCCAGGACCTGGTCGGCCCAGT CAGGTGCCAGTGACTGGGACTCGTCAGGAGAATGGGATGGCTACCCGCCTGGATGAGGGGCTGGAGGATTTTTTCAGCCGAAGGGTCATGGATGAAAGCTCCAG CTACCCCCGGACCCTTCGGACCCTGCGGCCAGGCCTCTCGGAGCCGCCACTGCCTCCACTCCAGAAGAAGAGGCGCAGAGGCCTGTTTCACTTTCGCCGGCCCCGGAGCTTCAAGGGGGAGAGGGGGCCAGGGTCCCCCACCACtggtctcctcctccctccacccccgcccccacccccaactcaggAGAGCCCCCCCAGCCCAGATCCCCCCAGCCTCGGCAATAACTCCTCCCCGTGctggagcccagaggaggagAGCGGCCCCCTCCCTGGATTTGGGGGGAGCCGGGGGCCTTCCTTCCACAGGAAGATG GGCACTGAGGGGgcagagccaggggaggggggccTGGCCCCTGGGACGGCACAGCAGCCAAGGGTCCATGGTGTTGCCCTTCCTGGGTTGGGAAGAGCCAAGGGTTGGAGCTTCGACGGGAAACGAGAG GGCACAGGCCCGGACCTGGAGGGCAGCGCCCAGGCTTGGCAGAAACGGCGCTCTTCGGACGATGCAG GGCCCGGAGCCTGGAAGCCCCCACCACCACCGCAAAGCAGCAAGCCAAGCTTCAGCGCCATGCGCCGAGCAGAGGCCACATGGCATATAG CTGAGGAGAGTGCCCCCAACCACAGCTGCCagagccccagcccagcctctcAGGATGGGGAGGAGGACAAGGAGGGGACCCTATTCCCAGAGAGAACCGTTCCTGCTAGGAATGCCAAG CTGCAGGACCCCCCCTTAGCTCCACGGCCCCCCAAGCCTGTGGCTGTGCCCAGGGGCCGCCGCCCCCCACAGGAgccagggggcagggaggaggctgaGGCTGGGGGTGCAGCTCCAGGAATGAACAGAGCCCGGCTGAGGCTGGGCTCACACCAGGACCAAGAGGAGCCTGAGGTCCAAG ATCCAGGCCGTCGGACTGCCCCCCTAAAGCCCAAGAGGACACGGCGGGCACAGTCCTGTGACAAGCTGGAGCCTGACAGAAGACAGCCCCCTGACCCCACAG CAGGAACCAGTGAGCCAGGAACAGACTGA